One window of Mesorhizobium loti R88b genomic DNA carries:
- a CDS encoding 3-ketoacyl-ACP reductase, whose amino-acid sequence MTRPAAIVTGGARGIGLACAEALADAGFDILVADLAEQAPHGLSANITRRGAKLAYIRCDIANLDGHPALVDTAMRAFGRIDCLVNNAGVGAVLRGDLLELKPENFDRTLDINLRGTVFLSQAVAKAMLATPGNHPRSIITVTSVSAEMASPERSEYCISKAGLSMWVKNLALRLAPENIGVFELRPGIIRTDMTAGISAKYDALIDSGLVPAKRWGEASDIGAMVATLASGKLGFSTGSIINVDGALSVPRL is encoded by the coding sequence ATGACCCGTCCCGCAGCCATTGTCACCGGCGGCGCGCGCGGTATCGGCCTTGCCTGCGCCGAGGCGCTGGCCGATGCCGGCTTCGACATCCTGGTCGCCGACCTTGCCGAACAAGCACCGCATGGGCTTTCTGCCAACATCACCAGGCGTGGTGCAAAGCTTGCCTACATCAGATGTGACATTGCCAATCTCGACGGCCATCCGGCTCTTGTCGACACCGCCATGCGCGCCTTCGGCCGCATCGACTGCCTCGTCAACAATGCCGGCGTCGGCGCCGTCCTGCGCGGCGACCTGCTGGAACTGAAACCGGAAAATTTCGACCGCACGCTTGATATCAACCTGCGCGGCACCGTGTTTCTCAGCCAGGCTGTCGCCAAGGCGATGCTGGCCACGCCGGGCAACCACCCAAGATCGATCATCACCGTCACCTCGGTCAGCGCCGAGATGGCCTCGCCGGAGCGCTCCGAATATTGCATCTCGAAGGCCGGGCTTTCCATGTGGGTGAAGAACCTGGCGCTGCGCCTCGCTCCGGAAAACATCGGCGTGTTCGAGCTGCGGCCGGGCATTATCCGCACCGACATGACGGCAGGTATATCAGCCAAATACGATGCCTTGATCGACAGCGGCCTGGTGCCGGCCAAACGCTGGGGCGAGGCCTCCGACATCGGCGCGATGGTGGCGACGCTCGCTTCCGGCAAGCTCGGCTTTTCGACCGGCTCGATCATCAATGTCGACGGCGCGCTTTCCGTGCCACGGCTCTGA
- a CDS encoding FAD-dependent oxidoreductase, with amino-acid sequence MANPDIVIIGSGIGGATIASGLAGSGASILMLERGEPLPATPHARDTRSIFVDGHYRPKEMWREAGGAAFNPGNYYYVGGNSKFFGAVLIRYRKEDFAAMEHFGGVSPAWPFSYDEFEPWYSRAEQLFRVRGALGEDPTEPFHSIPYAFKPVPDEAPIARARAELKGLGLHPASLPLGVDIDTWLKEGKTGWDAFPNTGQGKMDAQTAPLAAALKDNNIRLETGCYVEYLETAPDGKTISAIHYRQDGEAKKVTPKLVILSAGAVNSAVILLRSPSADGKGLANRSDQVGRNFMNHNSSAMLAIDPRRRNTSVYQKTLMLNDYYLSDGRGGKPLGNVQLLGKIDGNMLKANVKSVPKFALDYMAGHAVDWYLMCEDLPDPESRIMVDGKDIVMQWRRSNMQSLDGLTKVMRENFRACGYPIVLSRPFDKRTPSHQCGTIKMGDDPATAPLDPFCRAFDHQNLFVVDGSFLPNSAAVNPALSIAAQALRVADHIRKTELAA; translated from the coding sequence ATGGCAAATCCGGACATCGTCATCATCGGCTCCGGCATTGGCGGCGCCACGATCGCCTCCGGTCTGGCCGGCAGCGGTGCTTCGATCCTGATGCTGGAGCGGGGCGAGCCCTTGCCGGCAACGCCGCATGCCCGCGACACGCGCTCCATCTTCGTCGACGGCCACTACCGGCCAAAGGAGATGTGGCGCGAGGCCGGGGGTGCTGCCTTCAACCCCGGCAACTACTACTATGTCGGCGGCAATTCGAAATTCTTTGGCGCCGTGCTGATCCGCTACCGCAAGGAAGATTTTGCCGCCATGGAGCACTTCGGCGGCGTCTCGCCGGCATGGCCGTTTTCCTACGATGAGTTCGAGCCCTGGTATTCCAGGGCGGAGCAGCTGTTTCGCGTGCGCGGCGCGCTGGGCGAGGATCCGACCGAACCGTTCCACTCGATTCCTTATGCCTTCAAGCCGGTGCCGGACGAAGCCCCGATCGCCCGCGCCCGCGCCGAGCTGAAAGGCCTCGGCTTGCATCCGGCCTCATTGCCGCTCGGGGTCGACATCGACACCTGGCTGAAAGAAGGCAAGACCGGCTGGGACGCTTTCCCCAACACCGGTCAGGGCAAGATGGACGCCCAGACAGCACCGCTGGCGGCGGCGCTGAAGGACAACAACATCCGGCTCGAGACCGGCTGCTATGTCGAATATCTGGAGACGGCGCCCGACGGCAAAACCATATCAGCCATCCACTACCGGCAGGATGGCGAGGCGAAGAAAGTCACGCCGAAGCTGGTCATCCTGTCGGCCGGCGCGGTCAACTCCGCTGTCATCCTGCTGCGCTCGCCCTCCGCTGATGGCAAAGGCCTCGCCAATCGCTCCGACCAGGTCGGCCGCAATTTCATGAACCACAATTCCAGCGCCATGCTGGCGATCGATCCGCGCCGCAGGAACACCTCCGTCTACCAGAAGACGCTGATGCTGAACGATTATTATCTCTCTGACGGCAGAGGCGGAAAACCGCTCGGCAATGTCCAGCTGCTCGGCAAGATCGACGGCAACATGCTCAAGGCCAATGTGAAGTCGGTGCCGAAATTCGCGCTCGATTACATGGCCGGCCACGCCGTCGACTGGTATCTGATGTGCGAGGATCTGCCCGATCCCGAAAGCCGCATCATGGTCGACGGCAAGGACATCGTCATGCAGTGGCGGCGCTCCAACATGCAGTCGCTCGACGGGCTGACCAAGGTGATGCGCGAAAACTTCCGCGCCTGCGGCTATCCCATCGTGCTGTCACGCCCCTTCGACAAGCGCACCCCCTCGCACCAGTGCGGCACGATCAAGATGGGTGACGACCCCGCGACCGCGCCGCTCGATCCGTTCTGCCGGGCGTTCGACCACCAGAACCTGTTCGTCGTCGACGGCAGCTTTTTGCCGAACTCAGCTGCCGTGAACCCGGCACTGTCGATTGCGGCTCAGGCATTGCGAGTTGCCGACCATATCCGCAAGACCGAGCTTGCAGCATGA
- a CDS encoding ABC transporter ATP-binding protein — translation MAFLEIDGLKKRFGNVEILKGIDVELEKGGFLVLVGPSGCGKSTLLNTIAGLEQITEGEIRVDGRAINDLHPSKRDIAMVFQSYALYPNMTVAGNISFGMEMRGVPADERQRAIDKVAKVLQIGHLLQRKPSQLSGGQRQRVAMGRALVRDPKLFLFDEPLSNLDAKLRVDMRIEIKRLHATTGTTIVYVTHDQIEAMTLATKIAVMRDGEVQQFGTPAEIYNNPTNLFVADFMGSPAMNLIPATIATSGNALSVVLQREAREPITLPMANAPAGLSAFQGKPIIFGVRPEALTDPEGAERNASNIATADLHIEVVEPAGSDTFAVTNLGGKGVVARLRADANIQPGTNTPLAFNLTKAVFFDPATENRIR, via the coding sequence ATGGCTTTTCTGGAAATTGATGGGCTCAAGAAGCGCTTCGGGAATGTCGAGATCCTGAAGGGCATCGATGTCGAGCTCGAAAAGGGCGGCTTCCTGGTGCTGGTCGGCCCGTCCGGCTGCGGCAAGTCCACGCTTCTCAACACCATCGCCGGCCTGGAGCAGATCACCGAGGGCGAGATCCGCGTCGACGGTCGCGCCATCAATGATCTGCACCCTTCCAAGCGCGACATCGCCATGGTGTTCCAGAGCTATGCGCTCTATCCGAACATGACGGTGGCCGGAAACATTTCCTTCGGCATGGAGATGCGCGGTGTGCCGGCCGACGAGCGCCAGAGGGCGATCGACAAGGTGGCCAAGGTGCTGCAGATCGGCCATCTGCTGCAGCGCAAGCCAAGCCAGCTCTCCGGCGGCCAGCGCCAGCGCGTCGCCATGGGCCGGGCGCTGGTGCGCGACCCCAAACTGTTCCTGTTCGACGAGCCTTTGTCCAACCTCGACGCCAAGCTGCGCGTCGACATGCGCATCGAGATCAAGCGCCTGCATGCCACGACAGGCACCACCATCGTCTACGTCACCCACGACCAGATCGAGGCGATGACGCTGGCGACCAAGATCGCCGTCATGCGCGACGGCGAGGTGCAGCAATTCGGCACGCCGGCCGAGATCTACAACAACCCCACCAATTTGTTCGTCGCCGACTTCATGGGTTCGCCGGCCATGAACCTCATCCCGGCGACCATCGCCACGTCGGGCAATGCGCTGTCCGTCGTGCTGCAGCGAGAGGCACGCGAGCCGATCACGCTGCCGATGGCCAATGCGCCGGCGGGTCTCTCGGCCTTCCAGGGCAAGCCGATTATCTTCGGCGTGCGGCCGGAAGCGCTGACCGATCCGGAAGGTGCTGAACGCAACGCCTCCAACATCGCCACCGCCGACCTGCACATCGAAGTCGTCGAGCCGGCCGGTTCCGACACCTTCGCAGTCACCAATCTCGGCGGCAAGGGCGTGGTGGCGCGGCTGCGCGCCGACGCCAACATCCAGCCGGGCACCAACACGCCGCTCGCCTTCAACCTGACCAAGGCGGTGTTCTTCGATCCGGCGACAGAAAACCGTATCCGCTGA
- a CDS encoding carbohydrate ABC transporter permease yields MSAVATPARPTASRQNSSGINTRIVNRIVIYGLLALFAIFYLMPLFVMLVTSFKTMDEIQNGNMLSLPKAPTFEPWLKAWGETCVGLTCAGIKGYFWNSIKMVVPAVLISTMLGALNGYVLTKWRFRGATLVFGLMLFACFIPFQSVLLPMATILGSLGRFGVTLQNDVGTSFGLGNPTVNLVFVHVVYGLGFTTLFFRNYYEAFPTELIKAAQVDGASFFQIFRRIMLPNSMPIFVVTVIYQFTNIWNDFLFASAYAGTGDAMPMTVALNNVVNTSTGVVEYNVNMAAAMIAALPTLIVYVVAGRYFVRGLMAGAVKG; encoded by the coding sequence ATGAGCGCTGTCGCCACCCCTGCCCGCCCCACTGCTTCCCGGCAAAACTCAAGCGGCATCAACACCAGGATCGTCAACCGCATCGTCATCTACGGGTTGCTGGCGCTGTTTGCGATCTTCTACCTGATGCCGCTGTTCGTCATGCTGGTCACCTCGTTCAAGACCATGGACGAGATCCAGAACGGCAACATGCTGTCCCTGCCCAAGGCGCCGACCTTCGAGCCGTGGCTGAAGGCCTGGGGCGAGACCTGCGTCGGCCTCACCTGCGCCGGCATCAAGGGCTATTTCTGGAACTCCATCAAGATGGTGGTTCCGGCCGTGTTGATCTCGACCATGCTCGGCGCGCTCAATGGCTACGTGCTGACCAAATGGCGTTTCCGGGGTGCTACGCTGGTGTTCGGGCTGATGCTGTTTGCCTGCTTCATTCCGTTCCAGTCGGTGCTGCTGCCGATGGCCACCATCCTCGGCAGCCTTGGCCGTTTCGGCGTGACCCTGCAGAACGACGTGGGAACCAGCTTCGGCCTTGGCAATCCGACGGTCAATCTCGTCTTCGTCCACGTCGTCTACGGCCTCGGCTTCACCACGCTGTTCTTCCGTAACTATTACGAAGCGTTCCCGACCGAGCTGATCAAGGCCGCACAAGTCGACGGTGCCTCTTTCTTCCAGATCTTCCGCCGCATCATGCTGCCGAACTCGATGCCGATCTTCGTCGTCACCGTCATCTACCAGTTCACCAACATCTGGAACGACTTCCTGTTCGCATCGGCCTATGCCGGTACCGGCGACGCCATGCCGATGACCGTGGCGCTCAACAACGTCGTCAACACCTCGACCGGCGTCGTCGAATACAACGTCAACATGGCGGCCGCGATGATCGCGGCTCTCCCCACCCTGATCGTCTATGTCGTCGCCGGCCGCTATTTCGTGCGCGGGCTGATGGCGGGCGCGGTCAAGGGCTGA
- a CDS encoding carbohydrate ABC transporter permease, with protein MSSVATTQIKLTPERPRASMRSRLQDALPKIVLAPSFAITIVFVYGFILWTIYLSFTNSKTFPSYVITGSRAYQRLWGWTFDSDPPSSWYTSITNMGIFGFLYIGICLALGLFLAILLDQKIRGEGVLRPIYLYPMALSFIVTGVAWKWFLDPGLGLEQTLHQWGWTSFHFDWIKNKDFVIYTVVIAGVWQASGFIMAMFLAGLRGIDGEIMKAAQIDGATTFQLYRRIVIPLLRPIFLSAFIVLAHLAIKSYDLVVALTSGGPGGSAWLPSNFMYEYTFKRNEMAVGSASAVIMLMTIVAIIVPYLYSELREKPR; from the coding sequence ATGAGCAGTGTAGCGACAACACAGATCAAGCTGACGCCGGAGCGGCCGCGCGCTTCGATGCGCTCGCGCCTGCAGGATGCCTTGCCGAAGATCGTGCTGGCGCCGAGCTTCGCCATCACCATCGTCTTTGTCTACGGCTTCATCCTGTGGACGATCTATCTGTCCTTCACCAATTCCAAGACTTTCCCATCCTATGTCATCACCGGCTCGCGCGCCTATCAGCGGCTGTGGGGCTGGACCTTCGACAGTGACCCACCTTCGAGCTGGTACACGTCGATCACCAACATGGGCATATTCGGCTTTCTCTACATCGGCATCTGCCTGGCGCTCGGCCTGTTCCTGGCCATCCTGCTCGACCAGAAGATCCGCGGCGAAGGCGTGCTGCGGCCGATCTATCTCTACCCGATGGCGCTGTCCTTCATCGTCACCGGCGTCGCCTGGAAATGGTTCCTCGATCCCGGCCTCGGCCTCGAGCAGACCTTGCATCAGTGGGGTTGGACGAGCTTCCATTTCGACTGGATCAAGAACAAGGATTTCGTCATCTACACGGTGGTCATCGCCGGCGTCTGGCAAGCCTCCGGCTTCATCATGGCGATGTTCCTGGCCGGCCTGCGCGGCATTGACGGCGAGATCATGAAGGCGGCGCAGATCGACGGCGCCACCACCTTCCAGCTCTATCGCCGCATCGTCATCCCGCTGCTGCGACCTATCTTCCTGTCGGCCTTCATCGTGCTCGCCCACCTCGCCATCAAGTCGTACGATCTGGTGGTTGCGTTGACCAGCGGCGGCCCCGGCGGCTCGGCCTGGCTGCCGTCCAACTTCATGTATGAGTACACCTTCAAGCGCAACGAAATGGCCGTCGGCTCGGCAAGCGCTGTGATCATGCTGATGACCATCGTCGCCATCATCGTGCCCTATCTCTATTCGGAACTGCGGGAGAAGCCGCGATGA
- a CDS encoding ABC transporter substrate-binding protein: MLRKLLIGTALATSFAFSAHAADVKEVQMLHWWTSGGEAAALNVLKGDLAKEGYAWKDVPVAGGGGDAAMTALKAMVAAGNYPTASQMLGYTVLDYAAAGVMGDLTETAKKEGWDKAVPAALQKFSVYEGKWVAVPVNVHSVNWLWINKAVMDKIGGTEPKTFDDFIALLDKAKAAGVIPLALGGQNWQEATMFDSVVLSTGGPEFYKKAFNDLDDASLKSDTMKKSFDNLAKLVTYVDPNFSGRDWNLATAMVIKGDALVQVMGDWAKGEFHAAKKTPGTDFLCYRFPGTDGSVIYNSDMFAMFNVPDDRKAAQIALATATLSKSFQSAFNVVKGSVPARTDVPDTDFDACGKKGIADLKAANDGGTLFGSLAQGYGAPPAVANAYKDVVTKFVHGQIKTSDEAVTELVKAIDDAK, encoded by the coding sequence ATGTTGCGCAAACTGCTTATCGGAACGGCTCTTGCGACGAGCTTTGCGTTCTCGGCGCATGCCGCGGACGTCAAGGAAGTGCAGATGCTGCATTGGTGGACGTCGGGCGGCGAAGCGGCTGCTCTCAATGTCCTCAAGGGCGATCTGGCCAAGGAAGGCTACGCCTGGAAGGACGTGCCGGTGGCCGGCGGTGGCGGCGACGCTGCCATGACCGCGCTGAAGGCGATGGTCGCGGCCGGCAATTACCCGACCGCCTCGCAGATGCTCGGCTACACCGTGCTCGACTATGCGGCGGCCGGTGTGATGGGCGACCTGACCGAGACGGCCAAGAAGGAAGGCTGGGACAAGGCGGTTCCGGCGGCCCTGCAGAAGTTCTCCGTCTATGAAGGCAAGTGGGTCGCGGTTCCCGTCAACGTCCACTCCGTCAACTGGCTGTGGATCAACAAGGCCGTCATGGACAAGATCGGCGGCACCGAGCCGAAGACCTTCGACGACTTCATCGCCCTGCTCGACAAGGCCAAGGCGGCAGGCGTGATCCCGCTCGCTCTCGGCGGCCAGAACTGGCAGGAAGCCACCATGTTCGACTCGGTCGTGCTGTCGACCGGCGGACCTGAGTTCTACAAGAAGGCCTTCAACGACCTCGACGACGCGTCGCTCAAGTCCGACACGATGAAGAAGTCGTTCGACAACCTCGCCAAGCTCGTCACCTATGTCGACCCGAACTTCTCGGGCCGCGACTGGAACCTGGCCACCGCCATGGTCATCAAGGGCGATGCCCTGGTGCAGGTCATGGGCGACTGGGCCAAGGGCGAGTTCCACGCCGCCAAGAAGACCCCGGGTACGGACTTCCTGTGCTATCGCTTCCCGGGCACCGACGGCTCGGTGATCTACAACTCCGACATGTTCGCCATGTTCAACGTTCCGGACGACCGCAAGGCCGCCCAGATCGCGCTGGCCACCGCCACCCTGTCGAAGAGCTTCCAGTCGGCCTTCAACGTCGTCAAAGGCTCGGTTCCGGCCCGTACCGACGTTCCGGACACCGACTTCGATGCTTGCGGCAAGAAGGGCATCGCCGACCTGAAGGCAGCCAATGACGGCGGCACGCTGTTCGGCTCGCTGGCCCAAGGTTACGGCGCGCCTCCGGCGGTCGCCAACGCCTACAAGGATGTCGTGACCAAGTTTGTCCACGGCCAGATCAAGACCTCGGACGAAGCCGTGACCGAGCTGGTCAAGGCAATCGACGACGCCAAGTAA
- a CDS encoding aldehyde dehydrogenase family protein yields MNAPLNIAMPTETSAAPKSYRLLIDGKHVDARDGRTLERKSPGHGFTVSRYAQAGETEVEAAVQAAHKAFETGPWPRMKASERAAILLKTADLIEARLEDIARLDALESGKPIAQARGEIGGAVDIWRYAASLARTLHGESYANLGDAMLGVVLREPIGVVSIITPWNFPFLIVSQKLPFALAAGCTAVVKPSEMTSASTFVLGDILMQAGLPAGVVNILAGLGADVGAPMVSHPLVEMVSFTGSTRVGKMTMAAAAQSLKKVSMELGGKNGQIVFPDADLEAAADAAVFGGFFNAGECCNAGSRLIVHAAIADDFLAAVKALTAKVMVGDPLDERTKVGAMISSDHLAKVTDYVTAAASGGSNVYSGGKQLASNAGQYLDPTIIRGVTEDMAIAREEVFGPVLSVLTFETIEKALHIANNTPYGLSAGVWSASIDTCMSVARGVRSGTVWVNTFMEGYPELPFGGYKQSGIGRELGKRAVEDYTEEKTIQFHRGQRTGWWVG; encoded by the coding sequence ATGAACGCCCCCCTCAACATCGCCATGCCCACCGAGACATCAGCCGCACCAAAATCCTATCGGCTGCTGATCGACGGCAAGCATGTCGATGCCCGCGACGGCCGCACGCTGGAGCGCAAGAGCCCTGGCCATGGCTTCACTGTTTCGCGCTATGCGCAAGCCGGCGAGACCGAGGTGGAAGCTGCGGTGCAGGCCGCGCACAAGGCATTCGAGACCGGCCCCTGGCCACGTATGAAGGCTTCCGAACGCGCCGCCATCCTGCTCAAGACGGCCGACCTGATCGAAGCCCGGCTGGAAGACATCGCCCGGCTCGATGCGCTGGAATCCGGCAAGCCGATCGCCCAGGCGCGCGGCGAGATTGGCGGCGCCGTCGACATCTGGCGCTATGCCGCTTCGCTCGCCCGCACGCTGCACGGTGAAAGCTACGCCAATCTCGGCGACGCCATGCTGGGCGTGGTCCTGCGCGAGCCGATCGGCGTCGTCTCAATCATCACGCCATGGAATTTCCCGTTCCTCATCGTCAGCCAGAAACTGCCTTTCGCGCTCGCCGCCGGCTGCACGGCGGTGGTCAAGCCGAGCGAAATGACATCGGCCTCGACCTTTGTGCTGGGCGACATCCTGATGCAGGCCGGCCTGCCCGCCGGCGTCGTCAACATCCTTGCCGGTCTTGGCGCCGATGTCGGCGCGCCGATGGTCAGCCATCCCTTGGTCGAGATGGTGTCGTTCACCGGCTCGACCCGCGTCGGCAAGATGACCATGGCGGCAGCTGCGCAGTCGCTGAAGAAGGTCTCGATGGAACTCGGCGGCAAGAACGGCCAGATCGTCTTCCCCGATGCCGACCTCGAAGCCGCTGCCGATGCGGCCGTGTTCGGCGGCTTCTTCAATGCCGGCGAATGCTGTAATGCCGGCAGCCGGCTGATTGTGCACGCGGCGATCGCCGACGATTTTCTGGCCGCCGTAAAGGCACTTACTGCCAAGGTGATGGTCGGAGATCCGCTCGATGAGCGTACCAAGGTCGGCGCGATGATTTCCTCCGACCATTTGGCGAAAGTGACAGATTACGTTACGGCAGCCGCAAGCGGCGGCAGTAATGTCTACAGCGGCGGCAAGCAGCTGGCTTCGAATGCCGGCCAATACCTCGACCCCACCATCATTCGCGGCGTTACCGAGGACATGGCCATCGCACGCGAAGAAGTGTTCGGGCCGGTGCTCTCCGTGCTGACTTTTGAAACGATTGAAAAGGCGTTGCACATCGCCAACAACACGCCCTATGGTCTGTCGGCGGGCGTGTGGAGCGCCAGCATCGACACTTGCATGTCGGTGGCGCGTGGGGTGCGTTCGGGGACCGTCTGGGTGAATACATTCATGGAAGGTTATCCCGAGCTGCCTTTCGGAGGCTACAAGCAGTCCGGTATCGGACGCGAACTCGGCAAACGCGCCGTCGAAGACTATACCGAGGAAAAGACAATCCAGTTTCATCGCGGCCAGCGCACCGGTTGGTGGGTCGGCTGA
- a CDS encoding enoyl-CoA hydratase/isomerase family protein, whose protein sequence is MAERLVTFEQDGAIGTVTLRRPEKFNALDIPMLRALEAALDEAEAAASVRVVLLRGEGKGFCAGGDVEAWGEMSAADFQVQWVRYGHRVFDRLARLRQPTIAVLSGHALGGGLELAVACDFRVAEAHVKLGFPETSIGVVPGWSGTQRAVRRFGAQTVRRMALGGEILLAPEALALGVVDRLVETGKALAEANAWAEKIAERGPLATEATKLMIAVAEGEESAAATEALASGFIALTGDLKAGVSAFKTKQKPAFSRS, encoded by the coding sequence ATGGCTGAGCGCCTCGTCACCTTCGAGCAGGACGGCGCCATCGGCACCGTCACCCTGCGCCGGCCGGAAAAGTTCAACGCGTTGGACATCCCGATGCTCCGCGCGCTGGAAGCGGCCCTCGACGAGGCGGAGGCGGCTGCAAGCGTCCGCGTTGTGTTGCTGCGGGGCGAAGGCAAGGGCTTCTGCGCCGGTGGGGATGTCGAGGCCTGGGGTGAGATGAGCGCCGCCGACTTCCAGGTGCAATGGGTTCGCTACGGCCACCGCGTCTTCGACCGGTTGGCCAGGCTTCGGCAACCGACCATCGCCGTGCTGTCCGGCCATGCGCTGGGCGGCGGGCTGGAACTGGCGGTTGCCTGCGACTTCCGCGTCGCCGAAGCGCATGTGAAACTCGGCTTCCCCGAAACCTCGATCGGCGTCGTGCCCGGCTGGTCCGGCACGCAGCGCGCGGTGCGCCGCTTCGGTGCGCAGACGGTACGGCGCATGGCGCTGGGTGGCGAGATTCTGCTCGCCCCGGAAGCGCTGGCGCTTGGCGTGGTCGACCGGCTGGTCGAAACCGGCAAGGCACTCGCTGAGGCCAATGCTTGGGCCGAGAAGATCGCCGAGCGCGGCCCGCTGGCGACAGAGGCAACCAAACTGATGATCGCGGTCGCTGAAGGCGAGGAAAGTGCTGCCGCAACGGAAGCGCTGGCCAGCGGCTTCATTGCCCTGACCGGCGATCTCAAGGCTGGCGTGAGCGCCTTCAAGACCAAGCAGAAACCAGCATTTTCAAGAAGCTAG
- a CDS encoding acyl CoA:acetate/3-ketoacid CoA transferase gives MTVSVSSSSGLGCPDAVLAAIGERFDTEGHPKNITTLHPIAAGDMYGIKGIDHLAKPGLLKRTLCGSYPSGPSSSEPPQIWTMIGDNSVAAYNVPSGILFDMHREAAAKRPGVLTKVGLDTFADPRHQGCAMNAAANEPIVSVQQFDGEEWLYFRSIVPHVSIIRATTADERGNLTYEHEGAYLGGLEQALAARNNGGVVIAQVKRVVENGTLKPHDVRVPGVLVDHIVVAPDQLQTTLTPYDPAISGEIFRPLSTFRNAEMNVQKVIARRVAMELRDGMAVNIGFGISANVPRILLEEGQHGKVTWVIEQGAVGGVPLLDFKFGCSSNADAFMPSPHQFIYFQAGGFDASLLSFLQIDRHGSVNVSKLSARPHVTAGAGGFVDITARAKKIVFSGFFNAGAKLSLADGGIRIDAEGKVKKVVNEVEHISFSGKRAVMQGQDITYVTERCVMKLTPDGLMVTELAPGIDLERDVLAQSETPLSVANDLKVTPAALYQDAPIGLSLNGGASLGGAHG, from the coding sequence ATGACCGTGTCCGTGTCGTCGTCGAGCGGCCTCGGCTGCCCGGACGCCGTGTTGGCAGCCATCGGCGAACGCTTCGATACAGAAGGCCATCCGAAGAACATCACCACGCTGCACCCGATCGCCGCCGGCGATATGTACGGCATCAAGGGCATCGACCATCTGGCGAAGCCCGGCCTGTTGAAGCGCACACTGTGCGGCTCCTATCCGTCGGGTCCCTCCTCCTCCGAGCCGCCGCAGATCTGGACGATGATCGGCGACAATTCGGTCGCCGCCTACAACGTACCGTCCGGCATCCTGTTCGACATGCATCGCGAGGCCGCCGCCAAGCGGCCAGGCGTGCTGACCAAGGTCGGCCTCGACACTTTCGCCGACCCGCGCCACCAGGGCTGCGCCATGAACGCGGCGGCAAACGAGCCGATCGTCTCGGTGCAGCAGTTCGATGGCGAGGAATGGCTCTATTTCCGCTCGATCGTGCCTCACGTCTCGATCATCCGCGCGACCACGGCGGACGAGCGCGGCAACCTGACTTATGAGCATGAGGGCGCCTATCTCGGCGGTCTCGAACAGGCGCTGGCCGCCCGCAACAATGGCGGTGTCGTCATCGCGCAGGTCAAGCGCGTCGTCGAGAACGGCACACTGAAGCCGCATGACGTGCGCGTTCCCGGCGTCCTGGTCGATCACATCGTCGTCGCGCCCGACCAGCTGCAGACGACGCTGACGCCTTACGATCCGGCGATCTCGGGCGAGATCTTCCGGCCGCTGTCGACCTTCCGCAATGCGGAGATGAACGTCCAGAAGGTGATTGCGCGCCGCGTCGCCATGGAGCTTCGCGACGGCATGGCCGTCAATATCGGCTTCGGCATCTCGGCCAATGTGCCGCGCATCCTTCTGGAAGAAGGCCAGCACGGTAAGGTCACCTGGGTGATCGAACAGGGCGCCGTCGGCGGCGTGCCGCTGCTCGACTTCAAATTCGGCTGTTCGTCCAATGCCGATGCCTTCATGCCCTCACCGCACCAGTTCATCTATTTCCAGGCCGGTGGCTTCGACGCCTCGCTGCTTTCCTTCCTGCAGATCGACCGCCACGGCTCGGTCAATGTCTCGAAGCTGTCAGCGCGGCCGCATGTCACCGCCGGCGCCGGCGGTTTTGTCGACATCACCGCGCGGGCCAAGAAGATCGTCTTCTCCGGCTTCTTCAATGCCGGCGCCAAGCTTTCGCTCGCCGATGGCGGCATCCGCATTGACGCGGAAGGCAAGGTCAAGAAGGTGGTCAACGAGGTCGAGCACATCTCCTTCTCCGGCAAGCGTGCCGTCATGCAGGGGCAGGACATCACCTATGTCACCGAGCGTTGCGTGATGAAGCTGACGCCGGATGGGTTGATGGTGACGGAACTGGCGCCAGGCATCGATCTCGAGCGCGATGTGTTGGCGCAGTCCGAGACCCCGCTCAGTGTCGCCAACGACCTCAAGGTGACGCCGGCGGCGCTCTATCAGGACGCGCCGATCGGACTGTCGCTGAATGGCGGCGCCTCGCTTGGAGGCGCGCATGGCTGA